The following proteins are encoded in a genomic region of Hoeflea phototrophica DFL-43:
- a CDS encoding protein-disulfide reductase DsbD domain-containing protein codes for MIKLSALPTIAPQAFRPFAVAALVTALAVAPAWSAESAWAETEGGRMRLVVDPEPRADGKIMAVLDVDLDAGWKTYWRDPGSAGIPPIVDFSQSNGIDLVAFDYPPPVRVDDGYAVWAGYTAPVRFPLTLTRTASGSAQIRAQAFIGICEKVCVPFQAELTVDLPPDAIASKSAKILVSDAVASLPEPAGTDFHLTDARADPGQTQIEIAVALPAFRPASVTPDLFVSGPPGFAFAPPKLISDSDGEARWSVRVERLPKDTDRIDLDAIDATVTFGRRAMNENLGTVTAAAN; via the coding sequence ATGATCAAACTTTCCGCTCTTCCAACCATCGCACCGCAGGCTTTCAGGCCGTTTGCCGTGGCCGCGCTTGTCACCGCTCTGGCGGTTGCACCCGCGTGGTCCGCCGAAAGCGCCTGGGCAGAGACTGAAGGCGGACGCATGCGCCTGGTTGTCGACCCCGAACCGCGCGCCGACGGAAAGATCATGGCCGTGCTTGATGTGGACCTTGATGCCGGATGGAAGACCTATTGGCGTGACCCCGGTAGCGCCGGAATTCCGCCGATTGTCGACTTTTCCCAGAGCAACGGGATTGATTTGGTGGCGTTTGACTATCCGCCGCCGGTTCGGGTCGATGACGGCTATGCGGTCTGGGCCGGGTATACCGCGCCAGTGCGGTTTCCACTCACTCTGACTCGAACCGCAAGCGGGTCGGCCCAAATCCGCGCGCAGGCCTTCATCGGCATTTGCGAAAAGGTCTGCGTGCCGTTTCAGGCCGAGCTGACGGTCGACCTGCCGCCGGACGCAATAGCTTCGAAGAGTGCCAAAATCCTGGTCAGTGATGCCGTGGCCAGTCTTCCGGAGCCGGCAGGCACGGATTTTCATCTCACGGATGCACGCGCAGATCCCGGCCAGACCCAGATCGAGATTGCAGTCGCCCTGCCCGCATTCCGGCCAGCCAGCGTGACACCTGACCTGTTTGTCTCCGGACCTCCCGGCTTTGCCTTCGCCCCACCCAAACTGATTTCGGATTCGGACGGCGAGGCCCGCTGGAGTGTTCGGGTAGAGCGACTGCCCAAGGACACTGACCGGATCGACCTTGATGCAATCGACGCCACCGTCACATTCGGCAGGCGTGCAATGAATGAAAACCTGGGCACGGTGACCGCAGCAGCCAATTGA
- a CDS encoding YqgE/AlgH family protein, which yields MSDERFERAVIFVCAHSEDGAMGFILNQPQPLSFEELVENLDLDSQERRDADKSRKIGMSECARNFPIQFGGPVDPGRGFVLHSDDYMTESTMPVNDDLCLTATIDILRAIKDGCGPVRGMMLLGYAGWGPGQLEQEMAANAWLSCPASDDIVFDRDHSAKYDRVLSHMGVSPAMLSMEAGHA from the coding sequence ATGAGCGACGAGCGTTTCGAACGCGCGGTCATTTTCGTGTGCGCGCATTCCGAAGACGGTGCCATGGGGTTCATCCTCAACCAGCCGCAGCCCTTGAGCTTTGAAGAGCTGGTAGAGAACCTGGACCTCGACAGCCAGGAGCGCCGTGACGCCGACAAGAGCCGCAAGATCGGAATGAGCGAATGCGCCCGTAATTTCCCGATCCAGTTCGGCGGCCCCGTCGACCCGGGCCGTGGCTTTGTGCTGCACTCCGATGATTACATGACTGAATCAACCATGCCGGTGAACGATGATCTCTGCCTGACGGCAACGATCGATATTCTGCGTGCGATCAAGGATGGCTGCGGTCCCGTGCGTGGCATGATGCTGCTGGGCTATGCCGGCTGGGGGCCTGGGCAGCTTGAACAGGAGATGGCGGCCAACGCCTGGCTGAGTTGCCCCGCCAGCGATGACATCGTCTTCGATCGGGACCATTCGGCAAAATATGACCGTGTCCTTAGCCACATGGGTGTGAGCCCGGCCATGCTGTCGATGGAAGCCGGTCACGCCTGA
- a CDS encoding EAL domain-containing protein, protein MTGLHGFRRFSRGRAAAFDRGLFLLGLLALCLTLFSAPAAQAIEPVKIGRDDTALDLTATTEIYNQRGEAFQVSTAAGADGIVRRIEVRANSAQHSGDWAVFALANVTDEQIDRLIVAPHFRLVASGLLWPDLGSARILGITPSEGFALDRVPSSEDDVFRITLNPGTVITFVAELAAPELPQIYLWEPEAYKDTVNAYTLYRGIVLGIAGLLAVFLTILFVVKGTSMLPATAALAWAVLAYVSVDFGFLSKLILITPGDERIWRAGTEVLLATGLVVFLFTYLNLNRWHTNLSYVTVAWILGLGALFAVAIYDPPVASGIARISFAATAIAGVALIAYLGFNRYDRAVMLIPTWALILCWLFGAWVTVTGQLANDIVQPALGGGLVLIVLLMGFTVMQHAFAGGAYHQGLFSDMERQAMALAGSGDTVWDWDVTRDRVVTSPDLSPQLGLSPGALAGPARNWLPRVHADDRDRFRTTLDVLLEHRKGRLNHQFRMRAEDGHYHWMALRARPVIGSNGEVIRCVGTIIDVTEQKTSEDRLLHDAVHDNLTGLPNRQLFVDRLQTMISIAAQSPEVRPSVFMIDIDRFKQVNDKLGMSVGDTILLALTRRLKRLLKPLDTLARISGDQFGLVLVSEQDAVKVAALAEAISKAISAPIDFAGQDIRLTASIGLVTWVESDAQPEDLIKDAELAMYQAKRFGGNRIEPFRPAFRTVGSDRQRLESDLRRALERKELTLVYQPIVELKDAEIAGFEALLRWEDPKRGTVPPSEFIPVAETSDLILELGMYALKRAADDLAIWQETIGEVPVFMSVNLSSAQLLKSDLCNDVIKAISASRCEPSQFRLELTESLVMHNPQQALMTLARLSEAGIGLTLDDFGTGHSSLAYLTRFPFQTIKIDKSLVIDQTEKGGILIRSIVNLAKHLDMSVVAEGVASEDDAIQLSEMGCDYGQSFLFGPPIGADSVQKLLKERFPVAKSS, encoded by the coding sequence ATGACAGGTCTTCATGGTTTCAGACGGTTCAGTCGCGGCAGGGCGGCAGCGTTTGATCGCGGTCTCTTCCTGCTTGGCCTTCTGGCGTTATGCCTGACACTGTTTTCCGCACCAGCGGCGCAGGCGATTGAACCCGTCAAGATCGGCCGCGACGACACCGCACTTGATCTCACCGCGACCACGGAAATCTACAATCAGCGCGGCGAAGCCTTCCAGGTTTCCACCGCAGCCGGGGCTGACGGTATCGTCCGGCGGATCGAGGTGCGCGCGAACTCAGCCCAGCATTCGGGTGATTGGGCAGTGTTTGCGCTGGCCAATGTCACCGATGAGCAGATCGATCGCCTGATTGTGGCGCCGCATTTCCGGCTGGTCGCTTCGGGTCTGCTGTGGCCGGATCTCGGATCGGCACGCATTCTTGGAATCACGCCCAGCGAGGGGTTTGCCCTCGACCGGGTGCCGAGCAGTGAAGACGACGTGTTCCGGATCACGCTCAACCCGGGGACGGTCATCACCTTTGTTGCCGAACTTGCGGCCCCGGAATTGCCGCAGATCTATCTGTGGGAGCCGGAGGCGTACAAGGACACGGTCAACGCCTACACGCTTTATCGCGGCATCGTGCTTGGCATCGCAGGACTTCTAGCGGTGTTTCTGACCATCCTCTTCGTGGTCAAGGGCACGTCGATGCTGCCTGCGACAGCAGCCCTTGCCTGGGCGGTTCTTGCCTATGTGTCGGTGGATTTCGGGTTTTTGTCGAAACTGATCCTGATCACACCTGGTGATGAGCGGATCTGGCGCGCGGGCACCGAGGTGCTGCTGGCCACCGGGCTTGTGGTGTTCCTGTTCACCTATCTCAATCTCAACCGCTGGCACACCAACCTGTCCTATGTGACTGTTGCCTGGATCCTGGGCCTGGGCGCGCTGTTTGCCGTGGCGATCTATGATCCGCCAGTGGCGTCGGGCATTGCCCGGATCTCGTTTGCCGCAACCGCAATCGCGGGGGTGGCGCTGATCGCCTATCTGGGCTTCAACCGGTATGACCGCGCGGTAATGCTGATACCGACCTGGGCGCTGATCCTGTGCTGGCTTTTCGGCGCTTGGGTGACCGTGACCGGGCAACTGGCCAATGACATCGTTCAACCCGCGCTGGGCGGCGGCCTGGTGCTGATCGTGCTCTTGATGGGCTTTACGGTGATGCAGCACGCCTTTGCCGGCGGCGCTTATCATCAGGGCCTCTTTTCCGACATGGAGCGCCAGGCCATGGCGCTTGCGGGGTCCGGGGATACGGTGTGGGACTGGGACGTGACCCGCGACCGTGTGGTGACATCACCGGATCTGTCGCCGCAATTGGGTCTTTCCCCCGGAGCCCTCGCCGGGCCGGCCCGCAATTGGCTGCCGCGCGTTCATGCAGATGACCGTGACCGCTTCCGCACCACCCTCGATGTTCTGCTCGAACACCGCAAGGGACGGCTAAATCACCAGTTCCGGATGCGTGCGGAAGACGGCCATTATCACTGGATGGCGCTGCGCGCCCGCCCTGTGATCGGTTCCAATGGCGAGGTGATCCGTTGTGTCGGCACCATCATCGATGTGACCGAGCAAAAGACATCGGAAGACCGTCTTTTGCATGATGCGGTGCATGACAATCTGACCGGGCTTCCCAACCGGCAATTGTTCGTCGACCGTCTGCAGACCATGATCAGCATTGCCGCGCAAAGCCCGGAAGTGCGGCCCAGCGTGTTCATGATCGATATCGACCGTTTCAAACAGGTCAACGACAAATTGGGGATGTCGGTTGGCGATACCATCCTGCTGGCGCTCACCCGGCGCCTGAAACGGCTTTTGAAGCCGCTCGATACGCTGGCCCGGATTTCCGGGGACCAGTTCGGGCTGGTGCTGGTTTCCGAGCAGGACGCGGTGAAGGTTGCCGCGCTGGCCGAGGCGATCTCCAAAGCCATCTCGGCGCCGATTGATTTTGCCGGACAGGATATCCGGCTCACGGCCTCGATCGGCCTGGTTACATGGGTGGAAAGCGACGCACAGCCCGAAGACCTGATCAAGGATGCTGAGCTCGCCATGTACCAGGCCAAGCGCTTTGGCGGCAACCGGATCGAACCGTTCCGCCCGGCCTTCCGCACGGTCGGCTCCGACAGGCAGAGGCTGGAAAGCGATCTGCGGCGGGCGCTTGAGCGCAAGGAGCTGACGCTCGTCTACCAGCCAATTGTCGAATTGAAAGACGCCGAGATCGCCGGTTTCGAGGCCTTGTTGCGCTGGGAAGATCCAAAACGCGGGACGGTTCCGCCCTCCGAGTTCATTCCAGTGGCCGAAACATCCGACCTGATTCTCGAACTGGGCATGTACGCGCTCAAGCGCGCTGCCGACGATCTGGCGATCTGGCAGGAGACGATTGGCGAGGTTCCGGTGTTCATGTCAGTCAATCTGTCGAGCGCCCAGTTGCTCAAGAGCGACCTGTGCAATGATGTGATCAAGGCGATTTCCGCCTCGCGATGCGAACCTTCGCAGTTCCGGCTCGAACTCACTGAGTCGCTTGTGATGCACAATCCGCAGCAGGCGCTGATGACGCTGGCGCGTCTTTCAGAGGCAGGCATCGGGCTTACGCTGGATGATTTTGGAACAGGCCATTCGTCACTGGCCTATCTCACCCGTTTCCCGTTCCAAACGATCAAGATCGACAAGTCGCTGGTTATCGACCAAACCGAGAAGGGCGGCATTCTGATCCGCTCGATCGTCAACTTGGCCAAGCATCTCGACATGAGCGTCGTGGCCGAGGGCGTGGCATCTGAAGACGACGCGATCCAACTCTCGGAGATGGGCTGCGACTACGGTCAGAGCTTCCTGTTTGGACCGCCGATTGGCGCGGACTCCGTGCAGAAGCTTCTCAAGGAACGCTTTCCCGTTGCCAAATCCAGTTGA
- a CDS encoding GNAT family N-acetyltransferase, translating into MASSVFRFRSRSQVSFRLDGERTCLRYPVMGDYLEWSRLRDASRNFLEPWEPRWAHDDLTRAAFRYRIQRYDADRAAGQALPLFVCLKSSGQLAGGVTLGAIRRGAAESCTLGYWMGEQHAGKGLMRDALTALLPHVFDSMRLHRIEAACIPDNSRSQRLLEAVGFRREGYLNGYLKINGAWRDHLLYALVAEDWHSMRTQSSRSGE; encoded by the coding sequence ATGGCGTCGTCGGTTTTTCGCTTCCGCAGCCGGAGCCAGGTATCATTCCGCCTCGACGGGGAGCGGACATGTCTTCGCTATCCCGTGATGGGCGACTATCTGGAATGGAGCCGCCTGCGCGACGCAAGCCGCAACTTTCTGGAGCCCTGGGAGCCCCGCTGGGCGCATGATGACCTCACACGCGCCGCCTTTCGCTACCGGATCCAGCGCTACGACGCAGACCGCGCCGCCGGACAGGCCCTGCCCTTGTTTGTCTGCCTCAAATCCTCCGGACAGCTGGCGGGCGGGGTAACCCTTGGCGCGATCCGGCGCGGAGCGGCGGAGAGTTGCACATTGGGGTACTGGATGGGAGAACAGCACGCCGGCAAGGGCCTGATGCGCGACGCTCTTACTGCACTCCTTCCCCATGTGTTTGACAGCATGCGGTTGCACCGGATCGAGGCGGCCTGTATTCCGGACAATTCCAGGAGTCAACGCCTCCTGGAAGCGGTCGGGTTTCGGCGCGAGGGATACTTGAACGGCTATCTAAAAATCAACGGCGCCTGGCGCGATCACCTGCTGTATGCGCTGGTTGCCGAGGATTGGCACTCCATGCGCACGCAAAGCTCCAGGTCCGGCGAATGA
- a CDS encoding M16 family metallopeptidase, protein MKVKTTSLANGVTVVTETMDHLESVALGVWVKSGSRDETANEHGIAHLLEHMAFKGTRKRSARQIAEEIENVGGELNAATSTETTAYYARVLRDHVPLAIDILHDILTDSVFDEAELQREKHVILQEIGAANDTPDDVVYDRFTEAAFREQTIGRPILGTPDTVKSFTPDQIRRYLSRHYTGDRIVVVAAGAVDHDAFVKLVGERFGQSIQPTGTQLRAIPTASYTGGDYREDRDLMDAQVLIGFEGRAYQVRDFYCSQLLANILGGGMSSRLFQEVREKRGLCYSVYAFHWGFSDSGIFGIHAATGGDDLPELIPVILSELAKAAEGVDEQEINRSRAQVRSGLLMSQESPAARASQIARQMLLFGRPVSNSELMERLENITPERLSDLAERLFFNTPVTVSAIGPVSNLMPVKDMTDLLVQNGSRTAAAE, encoded by the coding sequence ATGAAAGTCAAGACCACCAGTCTCGCCAACGGCGTGACAGTCGTTACCGAAACCATGGATCATCTGGAGAGCGTTGCTCTCGGTGTCTGGGTCAAATCCGGTTCGCGCGACGAGACCGCCAACGAGCACGGAATTGCGCATCTGCTTGAGCACATGGCGTTCAAGGGCACCCGCAAGCGCAGCGCGCGTCAGATTGCCGAGGAAATCGAAAATGTGGGCGGCGAGCTCAACGCGGCCACATCGACGGAAACCACGGCCTATTACGCCCGCGTGCTCCGGGATCATGTGCCGCTGGCAATCGATATCCTGCACGACATCCTGACGGATTCGGTGTTTGACGAAGCGGAATTGCAGCGCGAGAAGCACGTGATCCTGCAGGAAATCGGTGCTGCCAACGATACGCCCGATGATGTGGTCTATGACCGCTTCACCGAAGCCGCCTTCCGCGAGCAGACCATCGGACGGCCCATCCTTGGCACCCCGGACACCGTCAAGTCGTTTACGCCGGACCAGATCCGCAGATATCTTTCGCGCCATTACACCGGCGACCGCATTGTTGTCGTCGCAGCAGGCGCGGTTGATCATGACGCTTTCGTCAAGCTGGTCGGTGAACGCTTTGGCCAGTCGATCCAGCCGACGGGCACACAACTGCGCGCCATTCCAACCGCAAGCTACACTGGCGGAGACTACCGTGAGGACCGCGACCTGATGGACGCGCAGGTGCTAATCGGTTTTGAGGGCCGCGCCTATCAGGTCCGCGACTTCTATTGCTCGCAGCTGCTCGCCAACATTCTGGGCGGCGGCATGTCATCGCGGCTGTTTCAGGAGGTGCGCGAGAAACGCGGGCTGTGCTACTCGGTCTATGCGTTTCACTGGGGCTTCTCGGACTCGGGCATTTTCGGCATTCACGCGGCAACCGGCGGAGACGATCTGCCGGAGCTGATCCCGGTGATCCTGTCAGAGCTGGCCAAGGCTGCTGAGGGCGTTGACGAGCAGGAGATCAACCGCTCGCGCGCCCAGGTCCGCTCTGGCCTGCTGATGTCGCAGGAAAGCCCTGCGGCACGGGCAAGCCAGATTGCGCGGCAGATGCTGCTGTTCGGGCGCCCGGTGAGCAACTCCGAACTGATGGAGCGGCTTGAGAACATCACACCTGAACGGCTTTCGGATCTGGCGGAGCGGCTGTTTTTCAACACCCCGGTCACGGTTTCGGCCATCGGACCGGTCAGCAATCTCATGCCGGTCAAAGATATGACGGATTTACTCGTTCAGAATGGCTCAAGAACGGCTGCGGCTGAATAA
- the thrC gene encoding threonine synthase: MSVDYISTRGEAPALGFSDALLAGLARDGGLYVPRQWPQFSRKEIRAMRGQSYQEIAFRVILPFAKGQIGAEALRQMINEAYATFRHPAITPLVQSGPNAFVLELFHGPTLAFKDVAMQLIARLMDHVLAERNERATIVGATSGDTGGAAIDAFAGRDRTDIFILFPEGRVSPVQQRQMTTSTASNVHALAIKGNFDDCQDMVKAMFNHTSFRENVRLSGVNSINWARIMAQIVYYFTAAISLGAPDRKVSFTVPTGNFGDVFAGYCAKRMGLPIDKLVVATNENDILARTMRTGRYEMRGVTATTSPSMDIQISSNFERLLFDANDRDAGSVRQAMAGLKQSGAFDIAAPALKAIRKEFRAGRASERQVKATIHDVQAETGYVLDPHTAVGVFVANKMMKPSAPMVTLATAHPAKFPAAVKQACGIDPALPAWLSDLMQREERFSVLPNEQEKVESHILTHTRAAP; encoded by the coding sequence ATGTCTGTGGACTATATTTCGACACGGGGCGAAGCGCCCGCATTAGGCTTCAGCGATGCTCTTCTGGCAGGGCTGGCGCGCGATGGCGGGCTTTATGTGCCGCGGCAATGGCCGCAATTCTCCCGCAAGGAGATCCGTGCCATGCGCGGGCAAAGCTATCAGGAAATCGCCTTCCGGGTGATCCTTCCCTTTGCTAAAGGCCAAATCGGCGCCGAGGCTCTGCGCCAGATGATCAACGAGGCCTACGCAACATTTCGTCACCCCGCGATCACACCATTGGTGCAAAGCGGCCCGAACGCCTTTGTGCTCGAGCTGTTTCATGGACCGACCCTGGCGTTCAAGGATGTGGCAATGCAGCTGATCGCCAGGCTGATGGATCACGTGCTGGCCGAGCGCAACGAGCGTGCGACGATCGTTGGCGCCACCTCGGGCGATACCGGCGGAGCCGCGATCGACGCCTTTGCCGGGCGTGACCGCACAGACATCTTCATCCTGTTTCCCGAAGGCCGCGTGTCGCCGGTGCAGCAGCGCCAGATGACCACATCGACTGCGTCAAACGTGCATGCGCTGGCGATCAAGGGCAATTTCGATGATTGCCAGGACATGGTCAAAGCCATGTTCAACCACACCTCGTTTCGCGAAAATGTGCGGCTTTCCGGCGTCAATTCGATCAACTGGGCGCGGATCATGGCCCAGATCGTCTATTATTTCACCGCTGCAATATCGCTCGGCGCACCGGACCGGAAGGTCTCGTTTACGGTGCCGACGGGCAATTTCGGCGATGTTTTCGCCGGATACTGCGCCAAGCGCATGGGACTTCCCATCGACAAGCTGGTGGTGGCGACAAACGAGAATGACATTCTGGCGCGGACCATGCGCACCGGACGCTACGAGATGCGCGGTGTCACAGCGACCACATCGCCATCAATGGACATCCAGATCTCTTCAAATTTCGAGCGGCTGCTGTTTGACGCCAATGACCGCGACGCCGGTTCAGTGCGCCAGGCGATGGCCGGGCTCAAGCAATCAGGTGCCTTCGACATCGCGGCACCTGCGCTCAAGGCAATTCGCAAGGAGTTTCGCGCCGGCCGCGCCAGCGAGCGCCAGGTCAAGGCAACGATCCATGACGTGCAGGCTGAAACCGGCTATGTGCTCGACCCTCACACGGCGGTAGGCGTGTTTGTCGCCAACAAGATGATGAAGCCGTCAGCGCCGATGGTGACGCTGGCAACGGCGCATCCGGCCAAGTTCCCGGCTGCCGTAAAACAGGCCTGCGGTATTGACCCGGCGCTCCCGGCATGGCTCTCTGATCTTATGCAACGGGAGGAACGGTTCAGCGTGTTGCCCAATGAGCAGGAAAAGGTGGAATCCCACATCCTGACACATACGCGGGCAGCTCCATGA
- a CDS encoding HAD family hydrolase, which yields MSGFDLIIFDCDGVLVDSEVIAAEVESALLSEAGYSISPEELAERFAGLTWKDILFEVERESNTPLSASLIDASEALLDKKLAAEVRAIDGAAVAISRLPQPRCICSNSSAHRLAAMLKRTGLDRLFGERVYSAKEVGEGRTKPAPDVFLHGASEFDVNPANVLVIEDSVHGVEAARAAGMRVVGFTGGSHSYPGHADKLTEAGAETVIARMADLPATVEALAAWSELG from the coding sequence ATGTCCGGTTTCGACCTCATCATCTTTGATTGCGACGGCGTGCTGGTCGACAGCGAGGTTATCGCGGCGGAGGTGGAATCCGCGCTTTTGAGCGAGGCCGGATATTCGATCAGCCCGGAAGAACTGGCCGAGCGCTTTGCGGGTCTGACCTGGAAAGACATCTTGTTCGAGGTCGAGCGGGAATCGAACACTCCGCTGTCGGCCTCGCTGATCGATGCGTCAGAAGCGCTGCTGGACAAGAAGCTGGCAGCAGAGGTGCGCGCCATTGACGGTGCCGCAGTGGCGATCAGCCGGCTGCCGCAGCCGCGCTGCATCTGTTCGAACTCCTCCGCACACCGGCTCGCCGCCATGCTCAAGCGAACAGGTCTCGACCGGTTGTTCGGGGAGCGTGTCTATTCGGCCAAGGAGGTCGGCGAAGGCCGCACGAAGCCTGCCCCGGACGTATTTCTACATGGCGCCAGCGAATTCGATGTTAATCCGGCAAATGTGCTGGTGATCGAGGATTCGGTCCATGGCGTGGAGGCCGCGCGGGCGGCTGGCATGCGTGTGGTTGGTTTTACCGGCGGTTCCCACAGCTATCCCGGCCATGCCGACAAGCTGACCGAAGCGGGCGCGGAAACCGTGATTGCCCGCATGGCCGATCTTCCGGCAACCGTGGAAGCGCTGGCGGCCTGGTCGGAACTCGGCTGA
- a CDS encoding site-specific DNA-methyltransferase, translating to MARSVSFAKVPTVKAAPQSWLDTIIKGDCVAALEALPENSVDVIFADPPYNLQLGGDLARPDQSVVDAVNDHWDQFESFAAYDAFTRAWLMACRRVLKPNGTIWVIGSYHNIFRVGSQLQDIGFWLLNDIVWRKTNPMPNFRGRRFQNAHETMIWASRDQNAKSYTFNYEAMKASNDDVQMRSDWLFPICTGAERLKGDDGKKVHPTQKPEALLARVLMASSKPGDVVLDPFFGSGTTGAVARRLGRHFVGIEREQDYIDAARARIDAVEPLGKNELTVMTGKRAEPRVAFNVLIEAGHVKPGDVLHDAKRKHQAIVRADGTLVANGQAGSIHKVGAHVQGFDACNGWTFWHLETSDGLTVIDEFRSVIRKEMARAG from the coding sequence ATGGCCCGTTCAGTTTCGTTTGCCAAAGTTCCGACCGTCAAAGCCGCGCCCCAATCCTGGCTCGACACCATCATCAAGGGCGATTGCGTTGCAGCCCTTGAAGCGCTTCCCGAAAACTCCGTTGATGTGATTTTTGCCGACCCGCCCTACAACCTTCAGCTTGGCGGCGATCTGGCAAGGCCGGATCAGTCTGTGGTCGATGCGGTCAATGATCACTGGGATCAGTTCGAAAGCTTCGCCGCCTATGACGCCTTCACCCGCGCCTGGCTTATGGCCTGCCGCCGCGTGCTCAAGCCCAACGGCACCATCTGGGTGATCGGCTCCTACCACAACATCTTCCGCGTTGGTTCGCAGCTCCAGGACATCGGCTTCTGGCTGCTCAACGACATCGTCTGGCGCAAGACCAATCCGATGCCGAATTTCCGCGGCCGCCGGTTCCAGAATGCCCATGAGACGATGATCTGGGCCTCGCGCGATCAGAACGCCAAGAGCTACACCTTCAACTATGAAGCCATGAAAGCCTCCAATGACGATGTGCAGATGCGCTCGGACTGGCTGTTCCCGATCTGCACCGGCGCCGAGCGCTTGAAAGGCGATGACGGCAAGAAGGTGCATCCGACCCAAAAGCCCGAGGCGCTGCTGGCGCGGGTGCTGATGGCCTCATCCAAGCCCGGTGACGTGGTGCTGGACCCGTTCTTCGGTTCGGGCACCACCGGTGCAGTCGCGCGCCGTCTGGGCCGCCATTTCGTAGGCATCGAACGCGAGCAGGATTACATCGATGCAGCACGCGCCCGAATTGATGCTGTTGAACCGCTCGGCAAGAACGAACTCACGGTGATGACCGGCAAACGCGCAGAGCCGCGCGTCGCCTTCAACGTGCTGATCGAGGCTGGTCACGTCAAACCCGGCGATGTGCTTCATGACGCCAAGCGAAAGCACCAGGCGATCGTGCGCGCCGATGGGACGCTTGTTGCCAACGGCCAGGCCGGATCGATCCACAAGGTCGGCGCCCATGTGCAGGGCTTTGACGCCTGCAACGGCTGGACCTTTTGGCATCTGGAAACATCCGACGGTCTCACTGTGATCGACGAATTCCGTTCTGTGATCCGCAAGGAAATGGCACGCGCCGGGTAG
- a CDS encoding TetR/AcrR family transcriptional regulator has product MATADPRIGIKTGYHHGDLRAQLLEAVRHLIEIKGNSDFSISEASRLAGVSSGAPYKHFKDKPAIMKAVCFEAMNRKSSRMQSAIKDIPRGSIARIEALGRAYIDFAREEPGVFRLVYGMTEDHKDDEELMKAGRDTLAIVVNAVADYLGITPNHPEAARRAYLLWCFVHGHSFLIIDDKASVHQIPVDENQMLAAVARGVLDQPVE; this is encoded by the coding sequence TTGGCGACCGCAGACCCCAGGATCGGGATAAAAACCGGATATCATCATGGCGATTTGCGCGCGCAGCTGCTTGAAGCTGTTCGCCATTTGATTGAAATCAAAGGGAATTCCGACTTTTCAATTTCGGAAGCCAGCCGTCTGGCGGGCGTCAGCAGCGGTGCCCCGTACAAGCATTTCAAGGACAAACCGGCGATCATGAAAGCGGTTTGTTTTGAAGCCATGAACCGAAAATCGAGCCGGATGCAGTCGGCGATCAAGGACATCCCCCGAGGTTCGATCGCGCGAATCGAGGCATTGGGAAGGGCGTACATCGACTTTGCCCGCGAGGAGCCCGGGGTTTTCCGGCTGGTCTACGGCATGACCGAAGACCACAAGGACGACGAGGAATTGATGAAAGCCGGGCGTGACACACTGGCGATCGTCGTCAACGCCGTGGCGGACTATCTCGGAATAACACCGAATCACCCCGAGGCTGCGCGGCGAGCCTATCTTCTATGGTGCTTCGTTCACGGACACTCATTTCTGATCATAGACGACAAGGCGTCGGTGCATCAGATCCCCGTCGATGAAAACCAGATGCTTGCCGCAGTGGCCAGAGGTGTTCTTGATCAGCCAGTGGAATGA